In the genome of Silvanigrella paludirubra, the window TTCATTAGCTGAAATCAAATATACAAATAAATTAACAGTTGCAAGTTACATTGCTTTATTTGTTTTTTTAGGCAGCTTTGGAATAAGTTACCTTAATAAAAAAATCCCACACGAACATTTTTTAAAAGGAAAAGAAGGCGGCGAAAGTAAAGCTTTAAAGCGAATTTGGTTATTTATTTTAGCAATCACAATTCATAATTTCCCTGAAGGTCTTGCTGTCGGAGTTGGATTAGGAAGTGGCGAAGTAAAAATCGCTTTGCCAATAATTATTGGTATTGCTCTTCAAGATATTCCAGAAGGACTTGTTGTTGCTTTATCTTTAAAAGCTTATGGATATTCAAATAAATATGCAATTAATGCCACCTTAATCGCAGGACTTGCTGAATCTTTTGGAGCTCTTTTAGGCTGTCTAGCAACAACAATTTCAAACTCATTGCTTCCTGCAGGTTTGGCTCTTTCCGCAGGAGCCATGCTATATGTGATATGTGGAGAAATGATCCCAGAACTACATCGATCAGGTAATGAATCCAAAGCAACAACAGGATTTATTTTTGGTTTTATTTTAATGCTTTTTTTAGATGTGGGCTTAAGTTGGTAACCCCCTTTATCTCTTTAAAATTTATCTATTTTTAATAATTGTACTTGTATAAGGGAATATTTTTTTCTAAGAGAAACTGACCGTGTGAACAGACATAAATAACCGGAGGTTTGCATCATGATTGAACGTTATTCCCGCCCAGAAATGAAAGCTATCTGGTCCGAAGATGCCAAATATGCATCTTGGGCTGAAGTTGAAAAAGCTCACCTCTCTGCTCTTGTCGACTCAGGTGAAGCTCCTATTGAGGTTTTAAGCGTATTTGACGCTGCTTTAATTAGCAAAAAACCCTCTGACTTTCTTAATAGAGAGCAGGAAACAGGCCATGACGTTATTGCTTTTGTATCTGAAGTTGGTGACGCTATGGGAGACAAAGGACATTATCTGCATAAAGGACTGACTAGTTCCGATGTTCTTGACACAAGCCTTTCCCTCCGCACACGAAAATCCCTTCAAATTATTTCAAATACCCTTCAAAAACTTAGAGAAAATTTAACAGCTCAAGCATTTCAACATGTAAGTACTGTTTGTATTGGCCGCACGCATGGAATTCATGCTGAACCAATGAGTTTTGGCCAAGTACTTTCTAGTCATTTTGCTGAATTTCAAAGAGCGCATCTCGAAATTTTAGAAGCTCAAAAATTAATGTCTTTTGGAAAACTTTCTGGAGCTGTAGGAACTTATTCTCAATTAAGTCCAAAGTTTGAAATGGCTGTATTAAATAAATTAGAATTAGAGCCAGAACTTGTTGCCACCCAAGTTATTCCAAGAGATCGTCTTGTTGCCGTTGCAAGCGCCATTTTAGCTGCAACCAACGCTGTCGATCGTTTTGCCACAAATGTTCGCCATTGGGCGCGCACTGAACTTGGTGAAGTTTTAGAGCCTTTTGGAAAAAAACAAAAAGGCAGCTCAGCAATGCCACACAAAAAAAATCCTATTCTTGCCGAAAATCTTTGTGGTTTAGCACGTACGATTCGTGGTTTTGCAGGAATGTTATCAGAAAACGTAGCACTATGGCATGAAAGAGATATTTCACACAGCAGTGTAGAACGTATGGCTCTTCCCGATATTTTCGTTACTGCAGATTTTATGATCTCACGTTGCGCTTCCTTGATAGAAGGCATGCAAATTCGCCCTGAAGCTATGAATGCGACTCTTTGGAGAACAGGTGGATTGTGGGCTAGCCAAAGTGTTTTAACTGCTCTCGTATCAAGCGGAATGAATCGCACAGAGGCCTATGAACTTGTTCAATCAATAGCGTTAAATATTTCTGCAAAAGTATCTACATCTGGAGTTGCCCAAAAACAA includes:
- a CDS encoding ZIP family metal transporter, with the protein product MTLDTHSFINIILIGTTVTFLASCFGALPIFFLKNISTKTRDILMGISAGVMLGAVCFSLINPAISLAEIKYTNKLTVASYIALFVFLGSFGISYLNKKIPHEHFLKGKEGGESKALKRIWLFILAITIHNFPEGLAVGVGLGSGEVKIALPIIIGIALQDIPEGLVVALSLKAYGYSNKYAINATLIAGLAESFGALLGCLATTISNSLLPAGLALSAGAMLYVICGEMIPELHRSGNESKATTGFIFGFILMLFLDVGLSW
- the purB gene encoding adenylosuccinate lyase; amino-acid sequence: MIERYSRPEMKAIWSEDAKYASWAEVEKAHLSALVDSGEAPIEVLSVFDAALISKKPSDFLNREQETGHDVIAFVSEVGDAMGDKGHYLHKGLTSSDVLDTSLSLRTRKSLQIISNTLQKLRENLTAQAFQHVSTVCIGRTHGIHAEPMSFGQVLSSHFAEFQRAHLEILEAQKLMSFGKLSGAVGTYSQLSPKFEMAVLNKLELEPELVATQVIPRDRLVAVASAILAATNAVDRFATNVRHWARTELGEVLEPFGKKQKGSSAMPHKKNPILAENLCGLARTIRGFAGMLSENVALWHERDISHSSVERMALPDIFVTADFMISRCASLIEGMQIRPEAMNATLWRTGGLWASQSVLTALVSSGMNRTEAYELVQSIALNISAKVSTSGVAQKQFLDDLLANKKVCEIVGSKTISALFETDRYISSAPVTFKRVFGITPEEFNRKKTEQVNQKVPALQKVIKVTVELLPDVLDTEAKTIANDMKLSGNAVISLRQQKSFFIRMAGDASPENINKYACEVLHNPVIEQYKVEVVQ